One segment of Gilliamella sp. ESL0441 DNA contains the following:
- a CDS encoding flagella synthesis protein FlgN, which produces MLELNDILNKITVMLQTLSDILQTEQQVLIENSSINQLNEIINKKSQLLIELKLLDEKRINTSKQLNLSSPYSENPELAEQWQSITTTTRLLANINRDNGLIIQNRMHRTQQTIDHLKSIHNPVVYTNNGYQQTETISSKRAKV; this is translated from the coding sequence ATGTTAGAATTAAATGACATCTTAAATAAAATAACCGTCATGTTACAAACACTTTCAGACATTTTGCAGACAGAGCAACAAGTGCTTATTGAAAACAGTTCTATCAATCAACTCAATGAAATCATCAATAAAAAGAGTCAATTACTTATTGAATTAAAATTATTAGATGAAAAACGAATTAATACCAGTAAACAACTCAATCTATCTTCCCCTTATAGTGAAAATCCAGAACTGGCAGAGCAATGGCAATCCATTACAACCACTACGCGGTTATTAGCGAATATCAATCGTGATAATGGTTTGATTATTCAAAATCGTATGCATCGTACTCAGCAAACTATCGATCATTTAAAAAGTATTCATAATCCGGTTGTTTATACCAATAATGGTTATCAACAAACCGAAACAATCTCATCAAAACGAGCAAAAGTTTAA
- the flhA gene encoding flagellar biosynthesis protein FlhA, which yields MIKNKIVSFLSTNGLKKGHYQILAGPLLILLILSMMVLPLPAFILDLFFTFNIALSIIILIVALFTKRVLDFAAFPTVLLFATLLRLSLNVASTRVVLLKGHTGSHAAGRVIEAFGHFLVGGNFAIGIVVFIILVIINFMVITKGAGRIAEVGARFALDGMPGKQMAIDADLNAGLIGEDEAKARRAEVTQEADFYGSMDGASKFVRGDAIAGLLIMAITIIGGLLVGVVQHGMALADASQTYVLLTIGDGLVAQIPSLIISTAAGVIVTRVTSQENISEQMLNQLFKNPQVLILTAVVIGLLGLIPGMPNLVFLLFTAILVVLSWWLNKQKKNDTTASTKQVDTQATTPSNIEASWSDVSIEDILAMEVGYGLIPMVDQTQNGELLGRIRSLRKKFAQTFGFLPPQVHIRDNLSLAPYQYKLFIKGGEIGKGEIVNNKWLAINPGNVTETIDGIPTTEPAFGLPAVWIDASNKENAQILGYTVVDTSTMIATHFNHLLQQFASDLLGRVETQELLDHVKQDIPKLVEDFIPSVITLTTFHKILQNLIAEKVSIRDMRTIIETISEHAPNQNDAYQLLSLVRIALGRVITQQWFPGNGAINVIGLNVNLERLLLQALQNTSNVEPGLADHIIQQVKQALNQQDAIGAPPVLLVNHTLRPMLSQFLRPHFPQLVVLSNLEITDNREIKMTCQIGVE from the coding sequence ATGATTAAAAATAAAATAGTTTCGTTTTTATCAACCAATGGGCTTAAAAAAGGGCATTATCAAATTTTAGCAGGTCCACTGCTAATTTTATTGATTCTTTCAATGATGGTATTACCGTTACCTGCGTTTATTTTAGACCTGTTTTTTACCTTCAATATTGCGTTATCAATTATTATTTTGATTGTGGCATTGTTTACTAAGCGTGTACTTGATTTTGCTGCTTTCCCAACCGTGTTATTGTTTGCGACTTTATTACGCTTGTCATTAAATGTTGCCTCGACGCGGGTTGTTCTGTTAAAAGGTCATACTGGCAGTCATGCCGCAGGTCGGGTGATTGAAGCTTTTGGTCATTTTCTGGTAGGTGGCAATTTTGCGATAGGTATTGTGGTTTTTATCATTTTGGTGATTATTAATTTTATGGTTATCACGAAAGGGGCAGGGCGAATAGCCGAAGTCGGGGCTCGTTTTGCATTAGATGGAATGCCCGGTAAGCAAATGGCAATTGATGCGGATCTAAATGCTGGATTAATTGGTGAAGACGAAGCCAAAGCACGCCGAGCCGAAGTTACCCAAGAAGCCGATTTTTATGGTTCAATGGACGGAGCAAGTAAATTTGTTCGGGGTGATGCGATTGCTGGCTTATTGATAATGGCAATTACAATTATCGGTGGGCTGTTAGTAGGGGTTGTACAACATGGTATGGCACTAGCGGATGCGAGTCAGACGTATGTATTATTAACTATTGGTGATGGTCTGGTTGCTCAAATCCCTTCTTTAATTATTTCAACGGCTGCTGGCGTGATTGTGACAAGAGTGACATCACAAGAAAACATCAGTGAACAGATGCTAAACCAGTTGTTTAAAAATCCACAAGTATTAATCTTGACTGCGGTAGTCATTGGATTATTGGGTTTGATTCCGGGTATGCCAAATCTAGTGTTTTTACTGTTTACTGCGATATTAGTTGTGTTGTCTTGGTGGCTTAATAAGCAGAAGAAAAATGATACGACTGCCAGCACTAAGCAAGTTGATACGCAAGCAACGACACCTAGTAATATTGAAGCATCTTGGTCGGACGTCAGTATTGAAGATATTTTAGCAATGGAAGTGGGGTATGGGTTAATCCCTATGGTAGATCAGACTCAGAATGGTGAATTATTGGGTCGGATACGCAGTTTACGGAAAAAGTTTGCTCAAACGTTTGGTTTTTTGCCGCCTCAAGTTCATATCCGAGATAATTTATCGCTCGCGCCTTATCAATATAAATTATTTATTAAAGGCGGGGAAATAGGAAAAGGTGAAATCGTAAATAACAAATGGTTAGCGATTAATCCGGGGAATGTGACAGAAACCATTGACGGAATACCCACTACCGAGCCTGCGTTTGGTTTACCTGCGGTATGGATAGACGCAAGTAATAAAGAAAATGCTCAAATTTTAGGTTATACCGTTGTTGATACCAGCACCATGATTGCGACGCATTTTAATCATTTGTTACAACAGTTCGCCAGTGATTTATTAGGACGAGTGGAAACACAAGAGTTATTGGATCATGTTAAACAAGATATTCCAAAATTGGTGGAGGACTTCATACCAAGCGTCATTACGTTAACGACGTTTCATAAAATACTCCAAAATTTAATCGCCGAAAAAGTGTCAATACGTGATATGCGCACAATTATCGAAACCATAAGCGAACATGCACCGAATCAAAACGATGCTTATCAATTGCTTAGCCTAGTGCGAATAGCTTTAGGAAGAGTGATAACACAACAATGGTTTCCGGGGAATGGGGCAATTAATGTCATTGGTTTAAATGTGAATTTGGAACGATTGTTGTTACAAGCACTCCAAAATACCAGTAATGTTGAACCGGGACTGGCGGATCATATTATTCAACAAGTTAAGCAAGCTTTAAATCAGCAAGATGCCATTGGTGCACCGCCTGTACTCTTGGTTAACCACACATTAAGGCCGATGCTATCACAATTTTTAAGACCCCATTTTCCACAGCTAGTGGTATTGTCAAACTTAGAAATCACGGATAATCGAGAAATTAAAATGACTTGTCAAATTGGTGTAGAATAG
- the flhB gene encoding flagellar biosynthesis protein FlhB — MANESDVDKSERPTDSKLKKAKEKGQIPRSRELTSVIILLVGIMLFWLMGSALVQKLIIIIKTAMQVSFRVNDESRILTNLIELMTAGFWAIVPLFFALAIFAIVAPLCVGGLLFSWQSIKPNFKKLNPISGFGRMFSRRILAELFKSMLKVILITLAASLLLFDLFPNLLSLTKMYLNSALTKAIDLILICGLFMVLSLIPMVGFDIFYQIWSNLKKLMMSKQEIKDEFKEQEGNPQIKGRIRQMQQAMARRRMMKDVAKANVIVTNPTHYAVALHYDEKTMIAPKVLAKGTDQIALRIREIGNQHHIPQLEAPPLARALYRYGEIGETIPTELYTAVAQILAWVYQLKRWHKFGGDKPITPNNLPVPESLAENQPRR, encoded by the coding sequence ATGGCGAATGAAAGTGATGTAGATAAAAGCGAACGCCCCACCGATAGCAAACTAAAAAAAGCTAAAGAGAAGGGACAGATACCCCGTTCACGAGAATTGACTTCCGTCATTATTTTGTTGGTGGGCATTATGCTTTTTTGGTTAATGGGTTCTGCATTAGTCCAGAAGTTAATCATCATAATAAAAACTGCGATGCAGGTCTCTTTTCGTGTAAATGATGAATCTCGTATTCTGACCAATTTGATTGAGTTAATGACCGCTGGCTTTTGGGCTATTGTTCCTCTGTTTTTTGCCTTGGCTATCTTTGCTATTGTGGCGCCGCTTTGTGTGGGTGGCTTGTTATTTAGTTGGCAATCAATTAAACCCAATTTTAAAAAGTTGAATCCGATTTCTGGTTTTGGGCGGATGTTTAGTCGCCGAATTTTAGCGGAATTATTTAAAAGTATGCTAAAAGTCATATTAATTACCTTAGCTGCTTCATTGTTATTATTCGACTTGTTTCCAAATCTGCTTTCTCTTACAAAAATGTATTTAAATAGCGCATTAACAAAAGCGATAGATCTTATTTTGATTTGTGGATTATTCATGGTGTTATCACTTATTCCGATGGTCGGTTTTGATATCTTTTATCAGATTTGGAGTAATTTAAAAAAATTGATGATGTCAAAACAGGAAATTAAAGATGAGTTTAAAGAGCAAGAGGGGAATCCTCAAATAAAAGGCCGTATTCGGCAGATGCAGCAAGCCATGGCAAGGCGTCGCATGATGAAAGATGTCGCTAAAGCAAATGTCATTGTAACCAACCCGACTCATTATGCGGTTGCTTTACATTATGATGAAAAAACCATGATAGCCCCTAAAGTATTGGCAAAAGGAACCGATCAAATCGCTTTACGAATCAGGGAGATCGGCAATCAACATCATATTCCACAATTAGAAGCGCCACCACTGGCTAGGGCTTTATATCGTTATGGTGAAATTGGCGAGACCATTCCAACCGAATTATATACAGCTGTTGCGCAAATTCTTGCTTGGGTTTATCAATTAAAACGGTGGCATAAATTTGGCGGTGATAAACCGATTACACCTAACAATTTGCCGGTACCTGAGTCATTAGCAGAAAATCAACCAAGGCGGTAA
- the flgA gene encoding flagellar basal body P-ring formation chaperone FlgA yields the protein MIKVIRLIQLISLLLVTNMAMADSFERAVNDLVSKHITVPVDNISISYISPKPQLMCDEPKITLLNNKKQWGTMTIGVKCGNKPQYLQIKVSAEGRYFVADKPISAGTIITDALIRSKLGRLDLLANSVILNKQHIINHIALRNIELDEPIRTSMLQQNWHIKAGQMVKVLINGEGYVIATKGKSLNNGALDDHISVKLNSGNIVEGIVTQEGVTIFDK from the coding sequence ATGATTAAGGTTATTAGATTAATACAGCTTATTTCACTGTTATTGGTGACCAATATGGCGATGGCTGATTCATTTGAAAGAGCGGTGAATGATTTAGTTTCAAAACATATAACGGTTCCTGTCGATAATATTTCGATATCTTATATATCGCCTAAACCGCAGTTAATGTGTGATGAGCCCAAAATTACGCTACTGAATAATAAAAAACAGTGGGGTACGATGACCATTGGCGTTAAATGCGGTAATAAACCTCAGTATTTGCAAATAAAAGTCAGTGCTGAGGGACGTTATTTTGTCGCTGATAAACCTATAAGTGCAGGAACGATCATTACTGATGCACTGATACGGTCAAAATTGGGACGACTTGATCTTCTAGCCAATTCGGTAATTTTAAATAAGCAGCACATTATTAATCATATTGCATTACGTAACATTGAGCTTGATGAGCCAATTCGAACTTCAATGCTGCAACAAAATTGGCACATCAAGGCTGGTCAAATGGTGAAAGTCTTGATTAATGGAGAGGGGTATGTGATTGCAACAAAAGGTAAATCTCTTAATAATGGCGCCTTAGATGATCATATTAGTGTAAAGCTTAATTCTGGCAATATTGTTGAAGGTATTGTTACGCAAGAAGGTGTGACAATTTTCGATAAATAA
- a CDS encoding helix-turn-helix domain-containing protein → MSLNENLPPCPVETTLMLMGDKWKVLIVRDLLTGTKRFGELKKSLDGISQKVLTQHLRAMEKNGLIHRKVYAQVPPKVEYTLTEVGQSLKQVHDAMLAWGSAYKLRQCVKK, encoded by the coding sequence ATGTCTCTCAATGAAAATTTACCCCCTTGTCCTGTCGAAACTACGCTTATGCTAATGGGCGATAAATGGAAAGTATTAATTGTTCGTGATTTATTAACGGGCACTAAACGCTTTGGCGAATTAAAAAAATCCTTAGACGGAATATCACAAAAAGTCTTAACCCAGCACCTACGTGCAATGGAAAAAAATGGATTAATTCATCGCAAAGTCTATGCCCAAGTACCACCTAAAGTTGAATATACCTTGACCGAAGTCGGACAAAGTTTAAAACAGGTTCATGATGCTATGTTAGCGTGGGGAAGTGCTTATAAATTAAGGCAATGTGTTAAGAAATAG
- the flgB gene encoding flagellar basal body rod protein FlgB, translating into MLNKLDTFINFHQQALNVREKRQTILASNIANSDTPNYQARDIDFNAELKKALTHQNSRHHLQLNVTSNQHIQINAPAITNVNMLYRIPYQASADGNTVEMDQERTAFMDNSIHYQSNLTFLGEQFKNVMSVLQQG; encoded by the coding sequence ATGCTGAATAAATTAGACACCTTTATTAATTTTCATCAACAAGCATTAAATGTACGTGAAAAAAGACAAACTATCTTAGCATCAAATATTGCTAATAGTGATACACCGAATTATCAAGCGCGTGATATTGATTTTAATGCCGAATTGAAAAAAGCACTAACTCATCAGAATAGTCGCCATCACCTACAACTTAACGTAACGTCGAATCAACATATACAGATCAATGCACCTGCTATAACAAATGTAAATATGCTTTATCGTATTCCTTATCAAGCATCAGCGGACGGTAATACGGTCGAAATGGATCAAGAACGCACAGCATTTATGGATAACAGTATCCACTATCAAAGCAATTTAACTTTTTTAGGTGAACAATTTAAAAATGTAATGTCTGTATTACAGCAAGGATAA
- the flgM gene encoding flagellar biosynthesis anti-sigma factor FlgM yields the protein MSIEATKSVTTIAGLLNRDVINEQQKSPRSSQQTENSLTSSANVTLSQNTLSLLQSTHNDIDMEKVDNIKQAITEGKLVINTTKIADELIKQMIENIE from the coding sequence ATGAGTATAGAAGCGACTAAATCGGTAACGACAATAGCAGGATTACTTAATCGTGATGTTATCAATGAGCAACAAAAAAGCCCACGATCATCTCAGCAGACAGAAAATAGCCTGACCAGCAGTGCTAATGTGACATTAAGTCAAAATACCTTATCGCTTTTACAGTCTACGCATAATGACATTGATATGGAAAAAGTTGATAACATAAAACAGGCTATTACTGAAGGTAAATTAGTGATAAACACCACAAAAATAGCTGATGAACTTATCAAACAGATGATTGAAAATATTGAATAG
- a CDS encoding NAD(P)-dependent oxidoreductase, which translates to MKIAVIGASGKSGSLIVKEAIARGHDVTAIVRNPNSHVDPNAKILVKDLFDLTYEDLKPFDVIVDAFATWSLESLPQHQTSLKHLTDILSGKPNRLLVVGGAGSLYVNPEHTIRLVDTPEFPEEFKPLANNMAKALDELKKCQDVNWTYLSPAIEFIADGARTGHYKAGGEQVLFNTQGKSQISYADYAIAMVDEAENAKHIKQRFTVVTE; encoded by the coding sequence ATGAAAATAGCTGTTATTGGTGCAAGTGGTAAATCTGGCAGTCTGATAGTTAAAGAAGCAATTGCACGTGGGCATGATGTGACGGCAATTGTCCGTAATCCAAATTCTCATGTTGACCCTAATGCAAAAATCTTAGTTAAAGATCTATTTGATCTGACTTATGAAGATTTGAAACCTTTTGATGTGATTGTTGATGCATTTGCAACATGGAGCCTTGAATCACTGCCTCAACATCAAACAAGTTTAAAACATTTAACTGATATTTTAAGCGGTAAACCTAACCGTTTATTAGTTGTTGGTGGTGCAGGTAGTTTATATGTCAATCCTGAACATACTATTCGTTTAGTTGATACACCCGAGTTTCCAGAAGAATTCAAACCACTAGCTAATAATATGGCTAAAGCACTTGATGAATTAAAAAAATGTCAGGATGTGAACTGGACTTACTTAAGCCCAGCTATTGAGTTTATTGCCGATGGCGCAAGAACAGGTCACTACAAAGCAGGCGGTGAACAGGTCTTATTCAATACTCAAGGAAAAAGCCAAATTAGCTATGCTGATTATGCCATTGCCATGGTTGATGAAGCAGAAAATGCCAAACACATTAAACAACGTTTTACAGTAGTGACAGAATAA